The Heptranchias perlo isolate sHepPer1 chromosome 33, sHepPer1.hap1, whole genome shotgun sequence genome contains a region encoding:
- the LOC137301363 gene encoding piggyBac transposable element-derived protein 4-like isoform X1, giving the protein MESESDENVFDGIWPEELTSPSGSKAEGHQEGDWTTTVNDIHVPSFTESIGPNHQLPNTASPLDYFSLLWPDTVFDTIAEETNRYAMQCQEKAGKMDSFWIPTDAHEIKAFLAINIMMGIKQLPRISLYWSQDTALRCPWVSSAMSRDRFWKINQYLHLRDNTGALDKSDPNHDPLYKVRALMEVVRCHFGQCHRPNRDLSVDEGMVAYKGRLYFKQYAPAKPTKWGLKVWMLCEAETGYCLNFNIYTGRRRVTSQNSVGYDVVMDLCRPYFHRNHHIYFDRFFTYPVLMEHLEKSGTKACATTHLNRKGLPAEAKKIKLKKQGDVRFFQKGSLLLTIWKDKRQVALLSTNQNSKMIGCSGTLKPQAVIEYNKYMGGVDISDQMRSYYPVGRPSKKWWRCVLWYLMNITIVNAWLIFKRSPHDPPLPSRYDHLNFRTTLVKMLRGDYSAGASRKGRLASSSETRYQAAFCNPSVHNIVKVEGRKKVCRECSRNKRKTVSGRSVETSFKCEFCEVPLCRVSCFRDYHQSLP; this is encoded by the coding sequence ATGGAATctgagagtgatgagaatgttttTGACGGCATTTGGCCTGAAGAGCTGACTTCTCCCAGTGGTAGTAAGGCTGAGGGGCATCAGGAAGGAGATTGGACCACCACTGTTAACGATATTCATGTGCCATCCTTCACAGAATCTATTGGCCCTAACCACCAACTTCCCAACACTGCCAGTCCACTCGATTATTTCAGTTTGCTGTGGCCAGACACTGTGTTTGACACGATTGCAGAGGAGACTAATCGGTATGCCATGCAGTGCCAAGAGAAAGCAGGCAAAATGGACTCCTTTTGGATTCCCACTGATGCCCATGAAATCAAAGCTTTCCTGGCTATCAACATAATGATGGGCATCAAACAACTCCCTCGTATCTCATTGTATTGGAGCCAAGATACAGCCCTTCGCTGCCCATGGGTGTCTTCTGCCATGTCTAGGGATAGGTTTTGGAAAATAAACCAGTACCTCCACTTGCGAGACAACACAGGTGCCCTTGATAAATCAGACCCCAATCACGATCCACTATATAAAGTCCGAGCTCTGATGGAAGTTGTGCGCTGCCATTTTGGTCAATGTCATCGGCCGAATCGTGACCTGAGTGTTGACGAAGGCATGGTTGCTTACAAAGGACGGCTATATTTCAAGCAGTATGCTCCCGCTAAGCCGACAAAGTGGGGCTTGAAAGTATGGATGCTGTGCGAGGCAGAAACCGGCTACTGCCTGAACTTTAACATATACACTGGGCGGCGAAGGGTTACATCACAGAATAGTGTGGGGTACGATGTGGTGATGGATCTCTGCCGGCCTTACTTTCATCGCAATCACCACATATACTTTGATCGTTTTTTCACATACCCTGTCTTGATGGAGCACCTGGAGAAGAGTGGAACAAAAGCATGTGCAACAACACACCTTAATCGCAAAGGTTTGCCAGCTGAAGCCAAGAAAATAAAGTTAAAGAAACAAGGGGATGTTAGGTTCTTTCAGAAGGGGTCTTTATTGTTAACCATTTGGAAAGATAAAAGACAGGTTGCATTGCTCTCAACAAATCAAAATAGCAAGATGATTGGATGTTCTGGGACACTCAAACCGCAAGCAGTGATTGAGTACAATAAATACATGGGTGGCGTTGACATCTCAGATCAAATGAGAAGCTATTACCCTGTGGGTCGTCCTTCCAAAAAGTGGTGGAGATGTGTTTTGTGGTATTTAATGAACATTACCATCGTGAATGCTTGGCTTATTTTCAAAAGGTCACCTCATGACCCCCCACTCCCAAGTCGCTACGACCACCTCAACTTCAGAACAACCTTGGTGAAGATGCTCCGTGGGGATTATTCAGCAGGGGCGAGCAGGAAAGGCAGGCTAGCCTCATCATCAGAAACCAGATACCAAGCGGCTTTCTGCAACCCCAGTGTGCACAACATAGTGAAAGTAGAAGGACGGAAGAAAGTGTGTCGGGAGTGCTCGAGAAATAAACGCAAAACTGTCTCTGGAAGATCAGTAGAAACATCGTTTAAGTGCGAATTTTGTGAAGTTCCGTTGTGCAGAGTCAGCTGCTTCCGAGATTACCATCAATCTCTGCCTTAA
- the LOC137301363 gene encoding T-cell surface glycoprotein CD3 delta chain-like isoform X5 — protein MVVIKEQADGIILECPNSKEWEKNGRMMDNGNVKLTKLSDSDTGEYTCINGHERSSAYVFVRLCRNCVELDASTISGIVVGDIIATIFIAVAIYCVSSSNMGKDYRTSDKQSLVPHDHNDLYQDLGKRRASCEYSELAPRLKI, from the exons ATGGTTG TGATCAAGGAACAGGCTGATGGAATCATTTTGGAGTGTCCAAATAgtaaagagtgggagaagaaCGGAAGGATGATGGACAATGGGAATGTGAAACTAACGAAGCTCTCAGACTCTGATACCGGAGAATATACTTGCATCAATGGCCATGAAAGGTCGTCTGCTTATGTGTTTGTCAGAC TTTGTAGGAACTGTGTGGAGTTGGATGCCAGCACCATCTCTGGGATCGTGGTTGGAGACATCATTGCCACCATCTTCATCGCTGTGGCCATTTACTGtgtctcttcttcaaatatgggCAAAGATTATCGAA CTTCTGACAAACAGAGTCTTGTCCCTCATGACCATAATGATCTGTATCag GATCTTGGGAAGCGAAGAGCcagctgtgaatatagtgagctcGCCCCCCGCCTGAAAATATAA
- the LOC137301363 gene encoding T-cell surface glycoprotein CD3 delta chain-like isoform X3, which translates to MQHFKLLVIATSVIILLFGISQAMVVIKEQADGIILECPNSKEWEKNGRMMDNGNVKLTKLSDSDTGEYTCINGHERSSAYVFVRLCRNCVELDASTISGIVVGDIIATIFIAVAIYCVSSSNMGKDYRTSDKQSLVPHDHNDLYQDLGKRRASCEYSELAPRLKI; encoded by the exons ATGCAACATTTCAAGCTCCTCGTAATCGCCACGTCTGTGATAATCCTGCTGTTCG GGATTTCTCAAGCGATGGTTG TGATCAAGGAACAGGCTGATGGAATCATTTTGGAGTGTCCAAATAgtaaagagtgggagaagaaCGGAAGGATGATGGACAATGGGAATGTGAAACTAACGAAGCTCTCAGACTCTGATACCGGAGAATATACTTGCATCAATGGCCATGAAAGGTCGTCTGCTTATGTGTTTGTCAGAC TTTGTAGGAACTGTGTGGAGTTGGATGCCAGCACCATCTCTGGGATCGTGGTTGGAGACATCATTGCCACCATCTTCATCGCTGTGGCCATTTACTGtgtctcttcttcaaatatgggCAAAGATTATCGAA CTTCTGACAAACAGAGTCTTGTCCCTCATGACCATAATGATCTGTATCag GATCTTGGGAAGCGAAGAGCcagctgtgaatatagtgagctcGCCCCCCGCCTGAAAATATAA